A single region of the Novipirellula aureliae genome encodes:
- a CDS encoding ABC transporter ATP-binding protein, with protein MNSKLSVQIDAVPVLSCNGLSKRYGDFSALSDCSVRVDRGDVYGLLGPNGAGKTTLIRILLGFLHPTGGDCRVLGIDPVADSVAVRRQVAYLPGDARLPRHMKGEGVLKFFSEMHPFGELDRSRRIAEQLELNTKTRVAFMSTGMRQKLALAVVLGPQTPFLILDEPTANLDPTVRATVLRLVMEARDHGRTVMLSSHVLSEIEDTCNRVAFLRKGRLAHELKMSELFQRHRMTALTSVAVDVPEALNSQVSLQTTRLSETQYRVQIDTSGDLAPILTWVNTLPLSHVRFEPFGLRTIYDSVHTGEISQVTTAASPEPTVVL; from the coding sequence TTGAATTCAAAATTGTCTGTCCAAATTGACGCCGTACCTGTATTGTCATGCAATGGATTGTCCAAACGCTATGGTGACTTTTCTGCACTGTCCGATTGTTCGGTTCGGGTTGATCGCGGCGACGTGTATGGATTGCTCGGGCCCAACGGTGCCGGAAAAACCACCTTGATTCGGATTCTCCTTGGCTTTTTGCATCCTACCGGTGGCGATTGTCGGGTGCTCGGCATCGACCCGGTTGCCGATAGCGTGGCGGTACGCCGACAAGTCGCCTACTTGCCCGGCGATGCTCGCTTACCGCGGCACATGAAAGGTGAAGGAGTCTTAAAATTCTTTTCGGAAATGCATCCCTTCGGCGAACTCGATCGAAGCCGTCGCATCGCAGAACAATTGGAACTGAACACCAAGACGCGGGTCGCTTTTATGTCGACTGGGATGCGGCAAAAGTTAGCGTTAGCAGTCGTCCTCGGGCCGCAGACGCCGTTTTTGATTCTCGATGAACCGACGGCAAACTTGGACCCAACCGTTCGTGCGACGGTGTTACGGTTGGTGATGGAAGCACGCGACCATGGGCGTACGGTGATGTTGTCGTCTCACGTTCTGAGCGAGATCGAAGATACTTGCAACCGTGTCGCTTTCCTGAGGAAGGGCCGTTTGGCTCATGAGTTAAAAATGAGCGAACTGTTCCAACGGCACCGTATGACCGCGCTGACCTCGGTTGCCGTCGACGTACCCGAAGCCCTCAATTCGCAGGTTTCGCTTCAAACCACTCGGCTTAGCGAGACGCAGTACCGAGTGCAAATCGACACGTCAGGCGATTTGGCTCCGATTCTGACATGGGTCAACACCTTGCCACTGAGCCACGTTCGTTTTGAACCGTTCGGGTTGAGGACGATTTACGACAGCGTCCATACTGGGGAAATCTCTCAGGTGACAACGGCAGCATCCCCTGAACCAACGGTGGTGTTGTGA
- a CDS encoding ABC transporter permease subunit produces MRNRFLLRKYIGQSSLLFLSCGATLFAFSWIRVWVVSLLDMGQFQAILEQFREFEKFAPIDFDSLFTYTGRVGMTFDEPIVILCIVIWCIARGSDVVSGELGRGTLEMVLAQPISRTQLLLSHAAISVLGLALLCLLVWAGVGAGVYATEVEESVPPPTIRIPFFEVDMPLTIDKPEKQTLRLRDRVDVHLYAAATFNLFAFGFFVLGVASFFSSIDRYRWRTVGATVALYILQMVMYGLGKAAESLNYLLSMTFFSCYKPQKMVLAASQEGLSAPWSLTSSFDDMALSPLAYPLILISLGLISYLLATVCFNKRDLPAPL; encoded by the coding sequence ATGCGGAACCGCTTCCTACTGCGAAAGTATATCGGCCAATCTTCGCTACTCTTCTTATCGTGTGGAGCGACACTGTTCGCGTTCTCGTGGATTCGCGTTTGGGTCGTCAGCCTTCTCGATATGGGCCAATTTCAAGCCATCTTGGAGCAATTTCGCGAATTCGAAAAATTCGCCCCCATCGATTTTGATTCCTTGTTTACATACACCGGTCGCGTGGGAATGACGTTTGACGAGCCGATCGTCATTTTATGCATCGTGATTTGGTGCATCGCACGTGGGAGCGATGTGGTGAGCGGAGAACTCGGGCGAGGGACACTCGAAATGGTCTTGGCACAACCGATAAGCCGTACACAACTGCTTTTGTCCCATGCAGCCATCTCCGTTCTTGGCTTAGCGTTGTTGTGCCTTTTGGTGTGGGCGGGTGTCGGTGCAGGCGTCTACGCCACCGAGGTCGAAGAATCGGTTCCACCGCCGACGATACGAATCCCGTTCTTTGAAGTCGACATGCCGTTAACCATCGATAAGCCGGAGAAGCAGACGTTGAGATTACGGGATCGGGTTGACGTCCACCTGTACGCTGCTGCGACGTTCAATTTGTTCGCATTCGGTTTCTTCGTGCTAGGGGTTGCTAGCTTTTTCAGTAGTATCGATCGTTACCGATGGCGAACCGTCGGTGCGACGGTGGCATTGTACATTTTGCAAATGGTGATGTATGGGCTGGGAAAAGCGGCCGAATCGCTCAATTATCTTTTGTCGATGACTTTCTTTAGTTGCTATAAGCCACAAAAAATGGTCTTGGCTGCCAGCCAAGAAGGGTTGTCAGCACCTTGGTCGCTGACAAGTTCCTTTGATGACATGGCTCTATCGCCGCTAGCCTACCCGCTGATTTTGATATCGCTCGGGCTAATAAGCTACCTGCTAGCAACCGTCTGTTTCAACAAACGGGATTTGCCCGCTCCGTTGTAG
- a CDS encoding DUF362 domain-containing protein yields the protein MTNVPNEHQDRRGFLIASAATAATAAGAAVWYQRTHPSSDVFIAKNQTYHGDLVRTIRDGLIACQFDPATIRGKRVLLKPNLVEPSRASPHMTTHPVMIQSAIEVFRGWGADVTVGEGPGHVRDSEQALIESGVMEALADMRMPFEDLNYQEVRMVENAGKACQLSSFYFPRAVIEADLVVSMPKMKTHHWMGMTGAMKNLYGVIPGIKYGWPKNVLHFNGIPQTVFDINASVGRRITIVDGIDCMEGDGPIMGTPKSMGLILVGTNLTAVDATMARLMDILPDRIPYLALAADRLGPIDDQRIRQRGERWEPLRNPFKILDREHLRHLRKDGAHFVT from the coding sequence ATGACCAACGTTCCGAATGAGCATCAAGATCGGCGTGGTTTTTTGATTGCAAGCGCTGCGACCGCTGCGACCGCGGCCGGTGCTGCGGTTTGGTATCAGAGGACGCATCCGTCGAGTGATGTATTTATTGCCAAAAACCAAACGTACCACGGCGACTTGGTCCGTACCATTCGCGATGGTCTGATCGCTTGTCAATTCGATCCCGCCACGATTCGAGGCAAACGGGTACTGCTGAAACCGAATCTCGTGGAACCCTCGCGAGCTTCGCCTCACATGACCACTCATCCGGTGATGATTCAATCGGCGATCGAGGTTTTTCGCGGTTGGGGGGCAGACGTAACCGTTGGTGAAGGGCCGGGACACGTCCGCGATAGCGAGCAGGCGTTAATCGAATCGGGCGTCATGGAAGCGCTTGCCGATATGCGGATGCCATTTGAAGATTTGAATTATCAAGAAGTCCGAATGGTCGAAAATGCTGGGAAAGCCTGTCAATTATCCAGTTTCTATTTCCCCCGCGCTGTGATCGAAGCCGATTTGGTTGTCAGTATGCCCAAGATGAAAACGCATCATTGGATGGGGATGACCGGGGCAATGAAAAATCTTTATGGAGTGATTCCTGGGATCAAGTATGGGTGGCCAAAAAATGTTCTGCATTTTAACGGAATTCCACAAACCGTCTTCGATATCAACGCTTCGGTTGGTCGCCGGATAACGATTGTCGATGGAATTGATTGCATGGAGGGTGACGGCCCGATTATGGGGACGCCCAAATCGATGGGGTTGATTTTGGTGGGGACGAACTTAACCGCGGTCGATGCGACAATGGCTCGATTGATGGATATCTTGCCAGACCGGATACCCTATCTCGCGTTAGCGGCCGATCGCCTTGGACCGATTGACGACCAACGGATTCGGCAGCGTGGGGAACGTTGGGAACCGCTTCGCAATCCATTTAAGATTCTCGACCGCGAACATTTACGACATTTACGCAAAGACGGGGCGCACTTTGTCACGTAG
- a CDS encoding SDR family NAD(P)-dependent oxidoreductase, whose protein sequence is MSRSLLQTQFDCDSPVALVTGSGSPRVGREIARFLAIRHCRIALHANTSLEEAEQTAADFLSNYGIKPLVTRGALDEDGVAERIVAETQNAFGRLDILVNSAAIWQPTRLENVTRDEINRYFQTNAVATFLCARAAGLRMVEQPSGGSIVNIGDWATVRPYLDHAAYFPSKGAIEAMTRSLAVELGSRNGKVRVNCIQPGPVLLADNVSEAKRKKIASSTLTGQVGTPDSIAHAVGFLCENAFVTGVCLPVDGGRSIFANDGLQVGLNTG, encoded by the coding sequence TTGTCACGTAGCCTATTACAAACTCAATTTGATTGCGATTCGCCCGTCGCTTTGGTGACCGGCAGCGGGTCGCCACGTGTGGGGCGGGAAATCGCCCGGTTTTTAGCGATTCGTCACTGCCGAATCGCTCTGCATGCGAACACCAGCCTCGAAGAGGCCGAGCAAACCGCAGCCGATTTTCTGTCGAATTATGGGATCAAACCGCTCGTCACTCGCGGTGCACTGGACGAAGATGGGGTTGCTGAGCGGATCGTCGCTGAGACACAAAACGCCTTCGGGCGATTGGATATCTTGGTCAATTCAGCTGCGATTTGGCAGCCCACACGATTGGAGAATGTGACGCGTGACGAGATCAATCGATACTTTCAAACCAACGCCGTGGCAACCTTTCTGTGTGCCCGTGCAGCCGGCCTCCGCATGGTAGAACAACCGTCAGGCGGTTCAATCGTCAATATCGGAGATTGGGCAACCGTGCGACCCTACCTCGATCACGCCGCCTATTTTCCAAGCAAAGGGGCGATTGAAGCGATGACGCGTTCGTTAGCCGTTGAATTGGGTTCGCGAAATGGCAAAGTTCGAGTCAACTGCATCCAGCCAGGTCCGGTATTGTTGGCGGATAACGTCAGCGAAGCGAAGCGAAAAAAGATTGCGTCGAGTACTTTGACCGGCCAGGTCGGTACGCCCGACTCGATCGCACATGCGGTCGGCTTTCTCTGCGAAAACGCGTTTGTAACGGGCGTCTGCCTGCCGGTTGACGGGGGCCGCAGCATTTTCGCAAACGATGGATTGCAGGTAGGCTTGAACACGGGTTGA
- a CDS encoding TadE family protein, translating to MTATNARAKNRRLRRHRRGAAAVEFAVCLPILVILVFGSIEACSFIFLKQSLSVAAYEGAREAALSNSTTSAASTRSQQILDSRGVTDYAISFPGGTPDAALRGQPVTVEVSAPTQTNSPLAGQFVPNRTLVSRVVMLKE from the coding sequence ATGACTGCGACGAATGCAAGAGCAAAGAATCGAAGACTGCGGAGGCACCGGCGTGGTGCAGCAGCCGTCGAGTTTGCGGTCTGTTTGCCGATCCTCGTGATCTTGGTGTTCGGATCGATCGAAGCGTGCAGTTTTATTTTCTTGAAGCAATCGCTCAGCGTTGCCGCTTACGAAGGAGCGAGAGAGGCCGCACTGAGCAATTCAACGACCTCCGCTGCGAGCACTCGTTCACAGCAAATCCTGGATTCGCGAGGAGTCACCGACTATGCGATCTCTTTTCCTGGCGGCACGCCTGATGCGGCGCTGCGAGGACAACCGGTGACGGTAGAAGTCTCCGCGCCGACTCAAACCAATAGCCCGTTAGCGGGCCAATTTGTACCCAACCGAACGCTTGTTTCTCGTGTAGTAATGCTAAAAGAATGA